In Brachypodium distachyon strain Bd21 chromosome 2, Brachypodium_distachyon_v3.0, whole genome shotgun sequence, one genomic interval encodes:
- the LOC100837252 gene encoding pentatricopeptide repeat-containing protein At4g19220, mitochondrial encodes MLRRAHRLLATTNSILPATTNLARTSFPHPSTHLPLVSLHSPAADDAAADTRHLLDGTPRGTRASSIVRALREYDAPLAGSVESLHCAALKSGAVLDPPVRTSLLAAYARCPSGGDHDARAALVLFHEAEDPDVILWNAVIGALTRACRLGDAVALFRRMAGVRGEAFDSTTVVVMLSGASRAGELDLGMALHAAAVKRRLDTDMNLWNALVDMYAKCGSFCDSEAVFWSMPCWDTASWNSVTGGSTFNGLSEVSACYFREMIRLAVQADEVTLSSVISASSRAEGLFSFGESVHGCIVKLGYEDTAPCSVANSLITFYFEFGFPEDAEKVFMRIFKKNHVSWNVMIKGLMENEKAGEALAVFREMLSECQPDFATLVAVILSCGDQGLLCEGKAIHGYITRKCLFHVESSLGNSLLGLYMKCDDAYTANLLFRTMPIRDLISWNTMLSGYSRDDSLREEAQAMFRELLSEGLSCTMTTILAVIPSCSCPEDLRFGKAVHSFVLKYGFASGVSVVNALMHMYICCGDSLVAFTLLGSIMPVSDIISWNTAVVGCVQNGLHRGALEAFQFMHSSLPLNPDSITLVSVLSACGTLKLQSLGKSIHSMALKRLLVFNLRVKNALLTMYFRFADTESAELIFYSLGDRNLCSWNCMVSGFAQNNDGRRALQFYQKMEKFVPNEMCTVSIICACTQLRDVRHGKSIHGHVVKSDLQNNVFLSASLVDMYSKCGRLDIAVRVFESSTEKSIACWNSMISAFGFHGHGLRSIELFCSMIHSGMKATRSTFIALLSACSHAGLTDEGLKYYNLMSEKFGITPTPEHHVCIVDMLGRAGRLQEAHKFVESLPKSKEAHGVWGALLSACSNKSELRMGEAIARQLLCLEPENSGYYVTISNLYAYQDMWGGAVQVRDILQDKRLMKPHGHSIVG; translated from the coding sequence ATGCTACGCCGAGCTCACAGGCTGCTCGCCACCACAAACTCCATCCTTCCCGCCACAACCAACCTCGCCCGAACCTCCTTCCCACATCCCAGCACGCACCTCCCCCTCGTCTCCCTCCACAGCCCTGCCGCCGATGACGCTGCCGCCGACACCCGCCACCTGCTCGACGGAACGCCCCGCGGGACACGAGCCAGCTCCATCGTGCGCGCGCTCAGGGAATACGACGCGCCCCTCGCCGGCTCCGTCGAATCCCTCCACTGCGCGGCCCTCAAGTCTGGCGCCGTGCTGGACCCGCCCGTGCGCACCTCCCTCCTCGCGGCCTACGCCAGGTGTccgagcggcggcgaccacgacgcgcgcgccgctctGGTGCTCTTCCACGAGGCAGAAGACCCGGACGTGATCCTGTGGAACGCCGTGATCGGCGCTCTGACGCGGGCTTGCCGTCTCGGCGACGCCGTGGCTCTCTTCCGGCGGATGGCGGGCGTGCGAGGGGAGGCGTTCGATTCGACGACCGTGGTCGTCATGCTGTCAGGGGCGTCGCGCGCCGGCGAATTGGACCTCGGAATGGCGCTCCATGCCGCAGCCGTAAAGAGACGCCTCGACACTGACATGAACCTCTGGAATGCTCTCGTCGACATGTACGCCAAGTGCGGAAGTTTTTGCGATTCGGAGGCCGTGTTTTGGAGTATGCCGTGTTGGGACACTGCCTCGTGGAATTCTGTGACAGGTGGAAGCACGTTCAATGGACTTTCTGAGGTTTCGGCTTGTTACTTCAGAGAGATGATCCGTTTGGCAGTTCAGGCAGATGAGGTGACCCTGTCTTCTGTAATTTCTGCTTCCTCTCGCGCAGAGGGTCTTTTCTCCTTTGGAGAGTCTGTCCATGGCTGCATCGTCAAGCTTGGTTATGAGGATACCGCGCCTTGCTCGGTAGCGAATTCCCTGataacattttattttgaatttggGTTTCCTGAGGATGCAGAGAAGGTATTTATGAGAATCTTCAAGAAAAATCATGTATCATGGAATGTTATGATCAAGGGATTGATGGAGAATGAAAAGGCTGGGGAAGCCCTGGCTGTTTTCCGAGAAATGCTATCAGAGTGCCAGCCAGATTTTGCCACTTTGGTGGCTGTAATTTTAAGCTGTGGTGATCAAGGACTGCTCTGTGAAGGGAAAGCAATCCATGGATACATAACCAGAAAATGCCTTTTCCATGTGGAGTCTTCCCTAGGAAACAGCTTACTTGGTTTGTATATGAAATGTGATGACGCATATACTGCGAACCTTTTGTTCAGGACAATGCCAATAAGAGACCTGATCTCATGGAACACAATGCTTTCTGGTTACTCGAGAGATGACTCGCTGAGAGAAGAGGCTCAAGCTATGTTCAGAGAATTACTTTCTGAAGGTTTAAGCTGCACCATGACCACTATACTAGCTGTTATACCTTCATGCTCTTGTCCAGAAGACCTTAGGTTTGGCAAAGCGGTTCACTCTTTTGTCCTGAAGTATGGATTTGCAAGTGGAGTTTCAGTTGTTAATGCTTTGATGCACATGTACATATGCTGTGGAGATTCACTGGTTGCCTTCACGCTGTTGGGAAGTATAATGCCAGTGTCAGATATTATTTCATGGAATACAGCCGTAGTAGGCTGTGTACAGAATGGACTCCACAGAGGCGCGTTGGAAGCCTTTCAGTTCATGCATTCATCTTTGCCTTTAAATCCTGACAGCATTACGCTAGTTAGTGTTTTATCAGCATGTGGAACTCTTAAGCTGCAATCCCTAGGAAAATCCATCCATTCCATGGCACTAAAGCGTTTGCTTGTATTCAATTTGAGGGTGAAGAATGCCCTGTTAACCATGTACTTCCGGTTTGCAGATACTGAAAGTGCTGAGTTAATCTTCTATAGTCTCGGAGATAGAAATTTGTGCTCCTGGAATTGTATGGTCTCTGGTTTTGCACAGAATAATGATGGCCGGAGAGCATTACAGTTCTACCAGAAGATGGAAAAATTTGTGCCTAATGAAATGTGTACAGTCAGTATTATTTGTGCCTGTACTCAACTCAGGGATGTTAGACATGGAAAGAGCATACATGGGCATGTGGTGAAGTCTGATCTTCAAAATAATGTGTTTCTTTCAGCATCGCTAGTTGATATGTATAGTAAGTGTGGAAGACTCGACATTGCTGTCAGAGTATTTGAATCCTCTACTGAAAAATCAATTGCTTGCTGGAACTCCATGATATCAGCATTCGGATTTCATGGGCATGGGTTGCGATCGATAGAACTTTTCTGTAGTATGATCCATTCTGGAATGAAAGCCACGAGAAGTACTTTTATTGCTCTTTTGTCAGCTTGCAGTCATGCTGGACTTACTGATGAAGGATTGAAGTATTACAACCTTATGTCAGAGAAATTTGGGATTACTCCGACACCAGAACACCATGTATGCATCGTAGACATGCTTGGCCGTGCTGGTCGGCTGCAGGAagcacacaaatttgtcgagAGTTTACCGAAATCCAAGGAAGCACATGGAGTTTGGGGTGCACTTTTAAGTGCTTGCAGTAACAAGTCCGAACTCAGGATGGGTGAGGCCATCGCTAGACAATTGCTCTGCCTAGAGCCTGAAAATAGTGGTTATTATGTGACTATTTCTAATCTGTATGCATATCAAGACATGTGGGGTGGTGCTGTCCAGGTTAGGGACATTTTGCAAGATAAAAGATTGATGAAGCCCCATGGTCACAGCATTGTTGGATAA